The window AAGAAATCGTGGAGATGATCCGGCAGCTCGACTTCCCGCTGTCGAACTGCAAGACCCTGATCGCCACGCACGCCGACGTCGATCACATTCAGGGGCTCGCCAAGGTCAAGCAACTGCTCAAAGCCACGGTCACCGCGCATCGCCTGGCCGTGCAGCCTCTGGCCGAAGGGGACCTGATCAAAACCTTTGCCCGGATCGACGCGCAAGACATCCACCTGGAAATGCCGCCGGTAAAGGTCGACACGCTGGTCGACAATGGCGACGTGATCACGGTCGGCAAGCTGAAGCTCGAAGTCTGGCACACGCCCGGCCACACCGATAGCCAGCTTTCGTTCCGCCTGGGGAACCTCCTCTTCAGTGGCGACAACATCTACCGCGATGGCTGCGTGGGGGCGATCGACGCCCATCATGGCAGCGACATTCAGGCTTTCTTGCGGTCCCTGCAGCGCATCCGCGCCAGCGACGTCGAATGGCTGCTGCCGAGCCATGGCCCAATCTTCCGCAAGGACAACAACCTGCTCGACCGCACGATCGCGCGACTGGAGAACTATCTGCACATGGCTGACTTCGGCACCTGTGCCGTCGACTGGCCGCTGATGGACGAATGGGATCGGGAACTGGCCGAAGGGAAGATGCCGCTAGACAGTTCCCGCGCGGCGCAAGGGGCCCGGCCTTAAGAGGCGTTTATGCACTTAGTAACTGGCGGGCACGTCAAGATGCTCAAGGCGATCTCGGAGCTACTTCTGCCGTTCCTTCTGCTTGTAGCGGCGCACGCGGTGAGCTTTGCGGACGCTCCCGCCTTTCGCGATAAGATTGTGTTCTTCGGTAACACAGTCGACGGGCGACAACGCATTGAGTCGACGGCGCTCGACGCGACGCAATTGCAAACCCTGTGCGAGCTTCCGCAAGGGACGTCGGTACTACCGGGAAGAATATCCCCGGACGGGCGCACGCTGGCCTTCACCCTCGTTACCAAAGAAAGCCCGCGGCCGGCCTTGTGGCTTTGGGAGCACGGTTCCGAGCGCAAGAAGCTCTCGGACAACGTCACTTGGGTTTGCGCATGGTCACCCAACAGCGAGAGGATTGCCGGATTCGATGGCGATGCTGACGGCAGATTTGCATCGTTCACCATCGACGTGGCGACCGGTCGCCGCACGAAGATCGACCTGCCCGAGACCGATTGGGTAGACGACTGGTCGCCGAATGGCCGCACGCTCCTGGCGACTCTAGGCAATCCGACACGGAGCTATGTTCGTGCTGACGGTGAAGAGTATCCGCTGCGTGCGCTGATTTCACTCGACGTAAGCGGCGAGCGCCGCACGCCCATCACGACCGATCCTCAAGGCGATTATATCTGGCCGCGCTACTCGCCCGACGGAACACAGGTCGCGTTTTATGCGCGCTATCACCGTAACGGGAAAACTGCCGAGTACGCCATGATAGCTGGGGCCGATGGATCGAATGCGCGCGAATTAGCCTGCTTCACATCGCTCGACAACGACGAATTGATCAAACCCAATGGCGCCCCTTGTTGGGCCCCCGACGGTCGGACCATTTTCTTTAAGGTGATAAAGCGCCCTCAAATTCAAGACGGTGTCGGCGCCGATCAAACTCGCTTCGAGCTCGCGGCGCTAGC is drawn from Pirellulales bacterium and contains these coding sequences:
- a CDS encoding MBL fold metallo-hydrolase is translated as MLERKPVFPHVIEMNYQAGERLGCNVYLVYDESEWILIDIGFEDAVEEIVEMIRQLDFPLSNCKTLIATHADVDHIQGLAKVKQLLKATVTAHRLAVQPLAEGDLIKTFARIDAQDIHLEMPPVKVDTLVDNGDVITVGKLKLEVWHTPGHTDSQLSFRLGNLLFSGDNIYRDGCVGAIDAHHGSDIQAFLRSLQRIRASDVEWLLPSHGPIFRKDNNLLDRTIARLENYLHMADFGTCAVDWPLMDEWDRELAEGKMPLDSSRAAQGARP